GCGGTCTCGGCGTTGCGATAGCCGAAGTACCGGCCCGCGCTGCCCAGATGCGGGATCGCGCCCGTCGCGAGGGCGATCACGACGATGCCCGCGAGCCCGCCCAGCAGCGCGGGAGACACCGCGGGCATCGGCACGGCGAGCAGCACGAGCACGTACGGGAGCACGAGAGCCGGCCAGAAGTAGTAGTAGTGCGTGATCATCGCGAAGAAGGTGGCCGCGATGCCGCCGAGCGGGATGAGGCCCAGATAGACGACCGCGAGCAGTCGGCGTGCGGGAGCCCCGCCGCGCCGGCGCACCACCAGGACAGCCGCCGCGATGGCCGCCAGCAGGCACCCGACCGCGAGCAGCGCCCCGAGGATGAGCACCACTGCCGCCGCGGGGTCGCGCAGCTGGAAGGCGTAGTACGGCCAGAGCACCGCGAGCCGGCCGGCGAAGCGGTCCGGATCGATGTAGCTGAGGGGTGAGATCCCCTGCAGGGGCGCGAACACGAGCCGTGCCGCAGCCGCCAGCAGCAGGGTTCCGGCGACCCAGCCGACGGGGCGAAGCACGGCACGCGGGCCCGCACGCAGGATCCCGACGACGAGTGCGGCGAGAGCGCCGGGCGCCGCGAAGACGAGGGTGAGCGGGTTGGAGGCGATCGTGAGGGCGAGCGCCGCGCCGGTGAGGATCCGCACCGGCAGGGTGCGCGCGAGCAGCAGCACGGGTGCGAGCAGCAGCGCCGCGTACTCGCCGAAGTAGTAGCTGGGGGCGAGGTGGAAGGAGAGGATCCACGAGGTGCCGATGAGCGGAAGCACGAGCAGCGGCACCGTGCCGAGGAGCGCGCGCAGCACGGAGGTGCCGAGCGCGTGCTCGGGCCACAGCACGCGGACGAGTGCGAGAGCGCAGAGGAACAGCACCGCCATGTTGAGCGCAGCCACCGCGAGGTAGTAGCCGTACACGTTCCCCGCGCTCACGGCGAAGGCGACGCCGCTGAGCGGCAGTTCCGGGAACACGTACACCTGCGGCGAGAACGACCAGTCCAGCGGGCGCCCCGCCGCGATGTCCTGGATCACCTGGAAGAGCACCCCGTTGTCGCTCGAACGCAGCTCCCAGCTGATCGGCCAGGTGTCGGCGCCGGCCGGATCGCCGCCCGCGCGGATGAGGAAGACGATCGCCGTGAGCGCGCCGACGAGCAGGGCACCGCCGGCCACGACGGCCGCCGAGCGCACGCTAGACGTCGATGCGCCCACGGTCGAGGCCCTGCCCCGCGACGATGAACTCCTTCCGCGGGGCCACGTCGTTGCCCATGAGCAGCTCGAAGACCCGGTTGGCGGCGTCGGCATCCTCCACCCGCACCCGACGCAGCGTGCGATGCGCGCGACTCATGGTGGTCTCGGCCAGCTGATCCGCGTCCATCTCGCCCAGACCCTTGTAGCGCTGGATCGGATCCTGGTAGCTGCGGCCCTGCTTCTTGAGTCCGGCGAGCACCCCCTGCAGCTCGGTCTCCGAGTAGGTGTAGATGATGTCGTTGGGCTTCGATCCGGGGTTCATCGCGACGACGCGGTGCAGCGGGGGCACCGCGGCGAACACGCGCCCCTCCTCGACCATGGGTCGCATGTAACGGAAGAACAGGGTCAGCAGCAGGGTGCGGATGTGGGCGCCGTCGACGTCGGCGTCGCTCATGATGATGACCTTGCCGTAGCGGGCCGCCTCCAGGTCGAAGCTGCGGCCGGAGCCCGCGCCGATCACCTGGATGATGGACGCGCACTCGGCGTTGCCGAGCATGTCGGCCACCGAGGCCTTCTGCACGTTGAGGATCTTGCCGCGGATGGGCAGCAGCGCCTGGTGCTCGCTGTCGCGCGCGAGCTTCGCGGTGCCGAGCGCGGAGTCGCCCTCCACGATGAACAGCTCGGTATCGGCGACGTCGTTCGAACGGCAGTCGACGAGCTTGGCGGGCAGCGACGAGCTCTCGAGCGCGTTCTTGCGCCGCTGGGTCTCCTTGTGGGCGCGGGCCGAGATCCGGCTCTTCATCTCGGCGACGACCTTGTCGAGCACAAGCGAGCTCTGCGCCTTGTCGTCGCGCTTGGGACTCGCGAAGCGCTCGGTGAGCCCCTTCACGACGGCGTTCGAGACGATCGCCCGCACCGCCGGGGTGCCGAGCACCTCCTTCGTCTGGCCCTCGAACTGCGGCTCGGGCAGGCGGACCGTGAGCACGGCCGTGAGCCCCGCGAGCACATCATCCTTCTCGAGCTTGTCGGAGCCGGCCTTGAGCCGGCGGGCGTTCTTCTCGACCTCGGCACGCAGGAACTTGAGCAGGCCCTGCTCGAAGCCCGCCTGGTGCGTGCCGCCCTTGGGCGTCGAGATGATGTTGACGAAGCTCTTGAACACGGTGTCGTAACCCGTGCCCCAGCGCAGCGCGAGGTCGACCTCGCACA
The Protaetiibacter larvae DNA segment above includes these coding regions:
- a CDS encoding DNA gyrase/topoisomerase IV subunit B; protein product: MSTDYSARHLSVLEGLEAVRKRPGMYIGSTDSRGLMHCVWEIIDNAVDEALAGFGTEIDVVLHADDSVEVRDRARGIPVDIEPKTGLTGVEVVFTKLHAGGKFGSGSYAASGGLHGVGASVVNALSERLDVEVDRDGVTWAMSFHRGEPGIFADAEAPTPDAPFTPFTSGSELRKVGRVAKGVTGTRVRYWADRQIFTKGAGFQTEELLGRARQTAFLVPGLGIRIHDERGEQPSTETFRFAGGISEFVEHLASDAAVTDTWRIQGSGGYTETVPVLQENGHMVPTELNRVCEVDLALRWGTGYDTVFKSFVNIISTPKGGTHQAGFEQGLLKFLRAEVEKNARRLKAGSDKLEKDDVLAGLTAVLTVRLPEPQFEGQTKEVLGTPAVRAIVSNAVVKGLTERFASPKRDDKAQSSLVLDKVVAEMKSRISARAHKETQRRKNALESSSLPAKLVDCRSNDVADTELFIVEGDSALGTAKLARDSEHQALLPIRGKILNVQKASVADMLGNAECASIIQVIGAGSGRSFDLEAARYGKVIIMSDADVDGAHIRTLLLTLFFRYMRPMVEEGRVFAAVPPLHRVVAMNPGSKPNDIIYTYSETELQGVLAGLKKQGRSYQDPIQRYKGLGEMDADQLAETTMSRAHRTLRRVRVEDADAANRVFELLMGNDVAPRKEFIVAGQGLDRGRIDV